One genomic window of Eggerthella timonensis includes the following:
- a CDS encoding type II toxin-antitoxin system VapC family toxin — protein MRYVVDTNVVSELMKPLPSPDVIDWFFDHEGEVYLTSVTVKELYFGMLRLPEGKRRRLLEEAISAIVMDCSDKTFPFDAFSAFLCARLHDRALSSGRVPTIEDLMIAAICQRNEAILATRNVHDFDYLGIEMENPFEPR, from the coding sequence ATGAGATACGTTGTCGACACGAACGTGGTTTCGGAGCTGATGAAACCCCTCCCTTCGCCCGACGTCATCGACTGGTTCTTCGATCATGAGGGAGAGGTGTACCTGACTTCGGTAACCGTCAAGGAGCTGTACTTCGGCATGCTGCGCCTGCCTGAAGGAAAGCGCCGTCGGCTCTTGGAGGAGGCGATCTCGGCAATCGTTATGGATTGTTCCGACAAGACGTTCCCATTCGACGCGTTCAGTGCGTTTCTCTGCGCGCGCCTGCACGACCGTGCCCTTTCGAGCGGTCGTGTGCCCACCATCGAAGACTTGATGATCGCTGCGATATGCCAACGCAACGAGGCGATCCTCGCAACGCGCAACGTACATGATTTCGATTACCTCGGCATCGAGATGGAGAACCCTTTCGAGCCTCGATAG
- a CDS encoding iron-containing alcohol dehydrogenase encodes MLGTFSYANPTKLYFGEDALDSLPGELARYGDRVLLAYGGGSIKKTGLYDEVRGILEAAGKEVFEVPGVMPNPTVEKLYEGCAVARDNDVDLILAVGGGSVVDYAKAVSVSAWCDEDPWEKYFARLEEPDNRIIPVGSVLTMVGTGSEMNGGSVITNRATKQKIGHVFGEEVFPKFAILNPRLTFTVPRYQMVAGIFDVMSHILEQYFSGDDDNTSDYLAEGLMRSLVHSSRIAAVDPQDYEARSNIMWTSAWALNTLIAKGKSTDWMVHMIGQSIGAYTDATHGMTLSAISPAYYRLVMPYGLPKFARFATAVWDVDASGKTDEETAAEGLERMEDWMRELGLVMSISELGVTDDMIDGIADGSFVMDGGYHVLDRDEIVAVLEASK; translated from the coding sequence ATGTTAGGAACGTTCAGTTATGCGAACCCCACCAAGCTGTACTTCGGCGAGGACGCGCTCGACTCCCTGCCCGGGGAGCTGGCCCGCTACGGCGACCGCGTGCTGCTGGCGTACGGCGGCGGCTCCATCAAGAAGACCGGCCTCTACGACGAGGTGCGCGGCATCCTCGAAGCCGCCGGCAAGGAGGTGTTCGAGGTGCCGGGCGTCATGCCGAACCCCACCGTGGAGAAGCTCTACGAGGGCTGCGCGGTCGCGCGCGACAACGACGTCGACCTGATCCTGGCCGTGGGCGGCGGCTCGGTGGTGGACTACGCGAAGGCCGTGAGCGTGTCGGCCTGGTGCGACGAGGACCCGTGGGAGAAGTACTTCGCGCGCCTCGAGGAGCCGGACAACCGCATCATCCCCGTAGGCAGCGTGCTGACTATGGTGGGGACCGGTTCCGAGATGAACGGCGGCTCGGTGATCACGAACCGCGCGACGAAGCAGAAAATCGGCCACGTGTTCGGCGAGGAGGTGTTCCCGAAGTTCGCCATCCTGAACCCGCGCCTCACGTTCACCGTGCCGCGCTACCAGATGGTCGCCGGCATCTTCGACGTGATGTCGCACATCCTGGAGCAGTACTTCTCAGGCGACGACGACAACACGTCGGATTACCTTGCCGAGGGCCTCATGCGCTCGCTCGTGCACTCGTCGCGCATCGCCGCGGTCGACCCGCAGGACTACGAGGCGCGCAGCAACATCATGTGGACGTCCGCCTGGGCGCTGAACACGCTCATCGCGAAGGGCAAGTCCACCGACTGGATGGTGCACATGATCGGCCAGTCCATCGGCGCGTACACCGACGCCACGCACGGCATGACGCTGTCGGCGATCTCGCCGGCGTACTACCGACTCGTCATGCCCTACGGCCTGCCGAAGTTCGCCCGGTTCGCCACCGCGGTGTGGGACGTGGACGCCTCCGGCAAGACCGACGAAGAGACGGCCGCCGAGGGCCTCGAGCGCATGGAGGACTGGATGCGCGAGCTGGGGCTCGTGATGAGCATCTCCGAGCTGGGCGTGACCGACGATATGATCGACGGCATCGCCGACGGCTCCTTCGTCATGGACGGCGGCTACCACGTGCTCGACCGCGACGAGATCGTGGCCGTGCTCGAAGCCAGCAAGTAA
- the ahcY gene encoding adenosylhomocysteinase — protein sequence MNYDIKDIALADEGLARIEWADRDMPVLASIRERFEREKPLEGVRIGACMHVTTETANLMRALTASGAHVTLCASNPLSTQDDTAASLVRDFGIDVFAVAGEDADTYNRHIEAVIATDPQIIMDDGADLDTALHTKFTDKLAHVVGGTEETTTGVVRLMSMAAEGTLAYPVFNINDANTKHCFDNHYGTGQSTLDGIVRATNRLLCGRTIVISGYGYCGSGLALRAKGMGMRVVVCEVDPLKALEAHMEGYEVMPAAEAARLADVWVTVTGNCKVVDGPAFENMKDGAIICNSGHFDSEINLEWLEANAVKKEEIKPLVEEYTLADGRTVIVLAQGRLVNLSCAEGHPASVMDMSFANQALAAEYLFQHASELENKVYDVPSAIDDGVARVKLATLGIEIDELTEEQIAYMNSWNFETL from the coding sequence TTGAACTACGACATCAAAGACATCGCGCTGGCCGACGAGGGCCTCGCCCGCATCGAGTGGGCCGACCGCGACATGCCCGTGCTCGCGTCCATCCGCGAGCGCTTCGAGCGCGAGAAGCCCCTCGAGGGCGTGCGCATCGGCGCCTGCATGCACGTGACCACCGAGACGGCGAACCTCATGCGCGCGCTCACGGCCTCCGGCGCGCACGTCACGCTGTGCGCTTCGAACCCGCTGTCCACCCAGGACGACACCGCCGCCTCGCTCGTGCGCGACTTCGGCATCGACGTGTTCGCCGTCGCCGGCGAGGACGCCGACACCTACAACCGCCACATCGAGGCCGTCATCGCCACCGACCCGCAGATCATCATGGACGACGGCGCCGACCTCGACACGGCGCTGCACACGAAGTTCACCGACAAGCTGGCGCACGTGGTGGGCGGCACCGAGGAGACCACGACGGGCGTCGTGCGCCTCATGTCCATGGCGGCCGAGGGGACGCTCGCCTACCCCGTATTCAACATCAACGATGCCAACACGAAGCACTGCTTCGACAACCACTACGGCACCGGCCAGTCCACCCTCGACGGCATCGTGCGCGCCACGAACCGCCTGCTGTGCGGCCGCACCATCGTGATCTCGGGCTACGGCTACTGCGGCAGCGGATTGGCCCTGCGCGCGAAGGGCATGGGCATGCGCGTCGTCGTGTGCGAGGTCGACCCGCTCAAGGCGCTCGAGGCGCACATGGAGGGCTACGAGGTGATGCCCGCGGCCGAGGCGGCGCGTCTCGCCGACGTGTGGGTGACCGTGACGGGCAACTGCAAGGTGGTGGACGGCCCGGCCTTCGAGAACATGAAGGACGGCGCGATCATCTGCAACTCGGGGCACTTCGACTCCGAGATCAACCTCGAGTGGCTCGAGGCCAACGCCGTGAAGAAAGAGGAGATCAAGCCGCTCGTCGAGGAGTACACGCTCGCCGACGGCCGCACGGTCATCGTGCTGGCGCAAGGACGCCTCGTGAACCTGTCGTGCGCCGAGGGGCACCCCGCATCCGTCATGGACATGAGCTTCGCGAACCAGGCGCTGGCCGCCGAGTACCTGTTCCAGCACGCGAGCGAGTTGGAGAACAAGGTGTACGACGTGCCGTCCGCCATCGACGACGGCGTGGCCCGCGTGAAGCTCGCGACCCTCGGCATCGAGATCGACGAGCTCACCGAGGAGCAGATCGCGTACATGAACTCCTGGAACTTCGAGACGCTGTAG